A part of Vulpes lagopus strain Blue_001 chromosome 4, ASM1834538v1, whole genome shotgun sequence genomic DNA contains:
- the NKX3-2 gene encoding homeobox protein Nkx-3.2 — MAVRGASTLTPFSIQAILNKKEERGGLGLPAPEGRPVPGGTAVAAAEAPAVCCWRLFGDTDAGALGGAEDALLASPGGTRTAAGRTSESLVGWDSDSALSEENEGGRRCADAPGASGAGRAGGTLGLGQPGCELPAAKDLEEEAAGRSDSEMSASVSGDRSPRAEDDAVGPGSARGPALCGRSGGGGGPAGGAEEEEEPAAPKPRKKRSRAAFSHAQVFELERRFNHQRYLSGPERADLAASLKLTETQVKIWFQNRRYKTKRRQMAADLLASAPAAKKVAVKVLVRDDQRQYLPGEVLRPPSLLPLQPSYYYPYYCLPGWALSTCAAAAGTQ; from the exons ATGGCTGTGCGCGGCGCCAGCACCTTGACGCCCTTCTCCATCCAGGCGATCCTCAACAAGAAAGAGGAGCGCGGCGGGCTGGGGCTGCCCGCGCCGGAGGGGCGCCCGGTACCCGGGGGcacggcggtggcggcggcggagGCGCCCGCCGTCTGCTGCTGGCGACTCTTCGGGGACACGGACGCGGGCGCTCTGGGGGGCGCGGAGGACGCTCTGCTGGCGTCGCCTGGCGGGACCAGAACGGCGGCGGGGAGGACCTCGGAGAGCCTGGTTGGTTGGGACTCGGACTCGGCGCTCAGCGAGGAGAACGAGGGCGGGCGGCGCTGCGCGGACGCGCCGGGGGCCAGCGGGGCCGGCCGCGCAGGGGGGACGCTGGGCCTCGGCCAGCCGGGCTGCGAGCTGCCCGCCGCCAAGGACCTGGAGGAGGAAGCCGCGGGCCGGAGCGACAGCGAGATGTCGGCCAGCGTCTCAG GCGACCGCAGCCCCAGGGCCGAGGACGACGCTGTTGGCCCCGGGAGCGCACGGGGGCCGGCGCTGTGCGgccggagcggcggcggcggaggaccggcgggcggcgcggaggaggaagaggagcccgCCGCGCCCAAGCCGCGTAAGAAACGCTCGCGGGCAGCTTTCTCCCACGCGCAGGTCTTCGAGCTGGAGCGCCGCTTCAACCACCAGCGCTACCTGTCCGGGCCCGAGCGCGCCGACCTGGCCGCATCGCTGAAGCTCACCGAGACGCAAGTGAAGATCTGGTTCCAGAACCGTCGCTACAAGACCAAACGCCGGCAGATGGCCGCTGACCTGCTGGCGTCAGCTCCGGCCGCCAAAAAGGTGGCGGTGAAAGTGCTGGTGCGCGACGACCAGAGACAGTACTTGCCGGGCGAGGTGCTGCGGCCGCCCTCGCTGCTGCCCCTGCAGCCCTCCTACTATTACCCTTACTACTGCCTCCCCGGCTGGGCGCTCTCCACGTGTGCAGCCGCCGCGGGCACCCAGTGA